A genomic stretch from Mycobacterium malmoense includes:
- a CDS encoding tyrosine-type recombinase/integrase: MRQFTKWLANEHEIPIDPLLGLNAPKAPIPITPILTDEQIKALIQACQGTSLRCRRDEALVRLLVESAMRVGECVALTTDDVDMARGLVMIRRAKNGRGRVAPFGAQTARSLDRYLRARRVHKFADSKALWLGARTYLSLSAAGVRMTLRERAQEAGIGHLHPHQLRHTAAARWLMAGGTETSLMAIAGWQDRTQLDRYGAHTKAERAVAEARRLSLGDI; encoded by the coding sequence ATCCGGCAATTCACCAAATGGCTCGCCAATGAACATGAGATCCCGATCGACCCCTTACTTGGACTGAACGCTCCCAAGGCACCCATACCGATCACTCCTATCCTCACCGACGAGCAGATCAAAGCGCTCATCCAGGCATGTCAGGGGACTAGCCTGCGTTGCAGGCGCGACGAGGCACTCGTGAGGTTGCTTGTTGAGTCGGCCATGCGGGTGGGGGAGTGCGTTGCTCTGACGACGGACGACGTTGACATGGCCCGGGGTCTGGTAATGATCCGCCGGGCGAAGAACGGGCGTGGCCGCGTTGCGCCATTTGGTGCGCAGACGGCGCGGAGTTTAGACCGGTACCTGCGGGCGCGGCGTGTTCACAAGTTCGCCGACTCGAAGGCATTGTGGTTGGGCGCGCGTACCTACTTGTCTCTGAGTGCGGCAGGCGTACGGATGACGCTCCGCGAACGTGCTCAAGAGGCGGGTATTGGACACCTTCACCCTCATCAACTACGCCATACGGCAGCGGCGCGGTGGCTAATGGCCGGAGGTACTGAGACTTCGCTGATGGCTATAGCGGGCTGGCAGGACAGGACGCAGTTGGACAGGTACGGGGCACATACGAAGGCTGAGCGCGCAGTAGCCGAAGCGCGGCGATTAAGCCTTGGAGACATATAG
- a CDS encoding 4a-hydroxytetrahydrobiopterin dehydratase, with translation MAVLTDEEVDAALPELNGWERVDGTLRRSIKFPTFLDGIDAVRRVAEHAESKDHHPDIDIRWRTVTFALVTHSAGGITQNDIAMARDIDGIVGG, from the coding sequence ATGGCTGTGTTAACGGATGAGGAAGTAGACGCCGCACTGCCCGAGCTCAACGGATGGGAGCGCGTTGACGGCACCCTGCGCCGGTCGATCAAGTTTCCGACGTTTTTGGACGGCATCGACGCCGTGCGCCGGGTGGCCGAGCACGCCGAGAGCAAGGATCATCACCCGGATATCGATATCCGTTGGCGGACGGTGACTTTCGCGCTGGTGACGCATTCCGCGGGCGGCATCACCCAAAACGACATCGCGATGGCGCGCGATATCGACGGGATCGTTGGCGGCTAA